The DNA window TCGCGCGACCAATCGATGGCGTTGATGAAGACGCCGAGCGGGTTGTTGCGCAGTTGGTCAGTATTGCTTGGCGGGCGGATCACGATGGTGAGGATCGCGATCCAGCGCGTCGTGCTGGCAAGGCTGCCGCGCTCAAAAACCTGCTCGGCCCATTTGACCTGGAACGAGCTGTCGGAAGCCCTGACCACGCTGGTCACTTGCACCGACACGCTGCGTGTGCCGATCTGACCGAAAGGATCGTTCGCCTTGGCGTACTCGTTGAGAAAGAGCGCCGCGCGGTCGGTGGCGAAGTCATAGGCCGAAAGCCAGTTCTGCCGCACCAGCACCGGATCGGTGGAAACGGAACGGACATTCTGAATGAAGCGGCCGAGATGCCACGCGATCTGGGCATCGGAGGGCTCGTAGTCCCGGATTGCCGGCGCAACGGCGCGTGCCTCGCCGAAGCCGTCGACCTCGACGACGTAAGGCACGACGCGGCTCTGCATCGACTGCCACACGAGTCCGCCGGAAAGTCCGGCCGCCAAGGTCAGACAGCCAAGAGCCATGAACCGCCAGTTGCGGGCCTGCACTCGAGATGAGCCTATGCGCTCGTCCCAGAGCTGCGCGGCCTTCTGATACGGCGTGACCGGCTCGGGCGTCTTGCCGTAACGTTGAATGGGTCGCTTGAATAGCATTTAGTCGTCCTTGTCGTTGAGAGAGGGATTGGCGCTGCCTCCCGGCCTGTCGCCTTCTCGGACGGCCTGCATGGCGGCGTGACGGTGGGCACGGGCTGTCTGTTCGGAACGCAGGCGCCTGGCCCAGCCGGGCGCGGCATCAGCGACCGGACCAGTAGGGCTTCCTGTCATGGATGCGGTCGGCGCACCACCGGTCGCGGTCCAGGCAGCTTCGCGCCCGGCATCAACGCTGCGCCCGAAGCCTCCTGCGGCAGATCGTGCCGCCCCCATTGCGGCGCCGCCGGCGGCGCTGGTCACACCATGCATTCCAGCAGCTACACCGGGCAGGCCGGACTCGAGCGATGTTGCGCGCCCCATCTGCCAGGCCGTAGAAGCCGCTGACCCCATGGTCGTGCCGGCACGGAGTGCGGTGAGACCGCTGCCGGTTGCCATGCGCGCGCCGGCAAATGCTGCGCCTGCGGCAACGAGCGATGCACCGGCTGCGGCTGCCGTGGTTCCAAGTGCGGCGCCCGCGCCAAGCTGCGGCGCGCCCGAGACAAGACCGGAGGCTATCCCAGGTCCGAAAATGCCGAGACCAAGGAGCGCCAAGGCGCCCAGGACCTGTGACATGGCGGCGGCCAGATCCGGCTCCTTGCCTTGCAGCGCGGAAGCGAACTCGCCAAAGAGCGTGGAGCCGATGCCGATGATGACGGCCAACACCATCACCTTGATGCCCGACGAGATGACATTGCCGAGCACGCGCTCGGCGAGAAACGCTGACCGGTTCCAAAGCGCGAAGGGCACAAGAATGAATCCGGCCAGAGTGGTGAGTTTGAATTCGAGGATGGTGATGAAGAGTTGGATGGAGAGGATGAAGAAGGCGATGATGACCAGGAACCAGGCCACGAGCAGCACGAAGATGGTGAGCGCGTTGCCGAAGATTTCTGGGAAGCCGAGAAGCTGGCTTGCCTGATCGAGAAGCGGCCAGGCGCCCTCGAAACCGGTTGCGGCAATGCGGCCCGGATGCAGGAGATTGTCGGCAGATAGGTTGCCGGATGACGCATTGATGCCGAGACCGGCAAAAGACCGATAAATGATGTCGGCGAGGTTCTTGAAGTTATTCAAGATGAAGGCAAAGACGCCGACATAGAGCACTTTGCGGATGAGCCGGCCGAATATGTTGGGTTCGCCGCCGAATGCCCAGGCGAGGCCGGCAAGTGTGACGTCGATGCCGATCAGGTTCGTGGTAAGGAAGGCGACATCGCCCGAGAGCAGACCGAACCCGCTATCGATGTAGCGGATGAAGGTCTCCATGAAGCGATCAATGACCCCAAGGTCGTTCATGCCGCCTTCCTCGTCGTCAAGAGATTGGTGATCAGTTGCCGGGATAGGCCGTGCCTGTGCCGAGGAAGCGCTTTGTCGTCTCGCGCGCGGCCTCCTCGGACTGCGCCTTGCGCGCCGCATCCTCGGCCTCAGCGCGGAACTGCGTTGCGAGCAGCGTCTGGATCTGCATCTGCTGCTTGGTCGAAAGCGCAAGGAGCTGGTTAGTGGCCTGACTTGCCTGAAGCGCACCGGCCGCGCCTTGGCTGCGGTTGACGAGATCGGCAAGCAGGTCACCATCACCGCGAACATTCTCGACGATCTGCGACTGAACACCCATGGTCTGACGGAATGCCTGCATAGCGCTTTGCCAGCGGTCACGTGCGGCGCTCGCCACATCGCTGACCTTGATCGTGGCGTCGTAGCTTTCCGGATATTGATTACGCCACTGGTCCTGAAGCTTGTTGAGATCAAAGCTCAGGCCACTTGCCTGGTCCATCAGACCGTCGATCCGTTGGAGCGAGCCGGTAAGCTGACCCACGGAAGAAAAATCCAGACTCTGAAGATTGCGTGCCATGTTCTGCAGCACGGTCGCCTGGTTCTGGAGCGACTGGATCTGGTTGTTGATCTGCTCCAGCGAGCGCGCCGCCGTGAGCACGTTCTGTGCGTAGTTCGACGGATCGAACACGATGAGCGCGTAGGCCGGCTGCACGTAGTCGGCCATCGGCTTGGCGATCAACGAAAGGGTGATCAGGCCCGAGAGAAAGCGGCGCCGCATCATGACGATTGCTCCTTGGTTGGTTGAGGGAATTGCTGGAGAAGCTCGGCCGCCCAATCCAGGCCGCGGGCGCCGAGGAAGCGAAAGACAAAGCTGTCCTGCCCGTGCTCGGACAGGACCCTGTCGATCAGGCTTTGCGCGGCTGGACCCGAGGCGCCGCAAAGTGCAAGCGCGATGGGGCCGAGCCCGAGCTCGAAGAGACGGTTGCCGCAGCGCGACTGCAAATAGTAGTGCCGCTTCGGCGTGGCCCGGGCGATCAGTTCAATCTGCCGGTCGTTGAGACCGAAGCGCTCATAGGCAGTCCGTGCCTGCGGTTCCACGGCACGATCATTGGGGAGAAAAATGCGCTGTGGGCAGCTCTCGATGATCGCCGGCGCTATTGCAGAGCCGGCGATGTCGGCAAGCGACTGCGTGGCGAAGATCACCGATACGTTCTTCTTTCGCAGCACCTTCAGCCATTCGCGGATGCGGGCAGCAAAAAGCGGATTGTCGAGATAGACCCAGGCCTCATCGAGCATGAGCAGCGTCGGGCGCCCGTCGAACCGCTCCTCAAGGCGATGGAAGAGATAGGTGAGCACAGGCAGCACAGCGCTTTGGCTACGCATCAGCTCCTCGGTCTCGAAGCACTGCACATCCGACAAGGCCAGCCGATCATCGTCGGCATCGAGCAATCGGCCGAAGGGACCGTCGAGCGTGTAGGGCATTAAGGCGGACTTCAGTGCATTGGACTGAAGCAGGACCGACAGACCGGTCAGCGTGCGCTCCTGCGCCGGCGCGGTGGCGAGGCTGTTGAGCGCCGACCAGATCGCCTCCTTCACCTCCGGCGTGAGGGTGACGTTCTCATGGGCAATCAGGCCGGCGATCCATTCAGCTGCCCAGCTGCGCCTACCCTGATCACCGATATTGCGCAGAGGCTGGAAGGCAAGCGCACCGTCCGAACCCAAGACATGATGCTCTCCACCCATGGCGAGCGTTGCCGCGCGCGCCGAATTGCCTTTGTCGAAGACATAGACCTGCGCGCCGGCATAGCGACGAAACTGCAGGGCGATCAGGGCAAGCAGCACCGATTTTCCGGCGCCGGTCGGTCCAACGATCAGCATGTGGCCGACATCTTCGACATGGGAAGAAAGCCGGAACGGAGTCGACCCGCTGGTTTCGGCGATGAGGAGCGGCGGGGCCTCTCGTCCAGTGACTTCAGCCAGATGCTCGTTCGCCGCAGGACCGGCCCACACCGAGGAAAGCGGCATGAGATGGGCAAGGTTCAGCGTGTGAACGAGCGGCTGACGAACGTTGGCATAGACATGACCCGGCAGCGAGCCGAGCCAGGCTTCGACCGCATTGACGCTTTCGCGGATGGTGGTGAACCCGAGCCCATTGATGATCCGCTCGACCGCCCGAAGTTTCTCAGCGGCGGCTTGGCGATCCTCGTCCCATACCGTCACCGTTGCAGTGAGATACCCGAAGCCGACATGATCGCCGCCCAACGCCTGAAGTGCTTCATCGGCGTCGAGCGCCTTATTGTCGGCGTCGCTGTCGACGAGCGGAACGGGTTCGCTGCTTACAACCTCGCGCAAGATTGCGACGATCGATTTGCGCTTGGCAAACCACTGCCGGCGCAAGCGGGTCAGCGTCTTGGTGGCCTCGGTCTTGCCGAGCGGAATGAAGCGCGTCATCCAGCGATAGGCGAAATCCTGATGATTGAGGGCATCGAGGATTCCGGGCCGGGTGAGGTTCGGAAAGCCGAGGATGGTAAGTGTGCGAAGATGTTGCTCACCCAGCATCGGCTCCAAGCCGCCGGTAAGCGGCACATCGACCAGGATGCCGTCCAGATACATCGGCGTTTCCGGCACGGCGACCGGATGGCGGCGGGTCGAGATCGTGTCGTGCAGGTATGTCAGCGTCTCGGCATCATCGAGCAGACGCACTTCGGGCATGAAGCCCGACAGAAGATCCAGCACACGGTCGGTCTCGTCACGGAACCGCACCATCTCCTGGCGCCAGTCTCTTTCGCCTTCTGAATGATGCGAGTCGACGAGCGCGCTTTCCGCCCGCGCCTGGGCGTCCGGTGGCGGCATGGACAGCAAGGTCAGGTGATAGCGGCTCTCGAAATGCGCGACCTTGCCCTCGAAGGCAGCACGCCGTTCTTCATCAACCAGCCATGACGCCGCGTCCGGGAAACGCGAGGACGGATAGCCCAGCGCTTCGATACGCTCGGCCTCGAAAAACAATGTCCAGCCGGAGCCAAGGCGTCTAAGCGCATTGTTGGCCCGGGCGCAGATGCCGATGAGTTCGGCTTCGGTCGCGCTTTCCAGATCGGGCCCGCGAAACCGAAGAGTCCGCTGAACGCTGCCGTCCTTGTTGAGCACGATGCCGGGCGCCACCAGTGCTGCCCAGGGCAGGTGGTCGGCAAGCCGGTCGGCCTTGCCGCGATATTCCGAAAGGTTCAGCATGCGAGCCATCCCCTCAGGCGAAGGTGACGGACAAGCACGCTGGCAAAGTCGGGATCGCGCCTTGCGGCAAAGACCGCGAGCGAGTGGCCGCCAAGCCAGAGCACTAGCCCGGCAATCCATTGCTGCAAGCCTAGTCCGATGGCCGCAGCCACCGTGCCGTTGAGGATCGCCACCGCCCGCGGGGCGCCGCCCAGCAGGATCGGTTCAGTCAATGCCTGGTGAACGGGAACCTCGAAGCCCTCGATATGTTGCACTCCGGCGGCCATCAGACGAGCGCCCCGCCGCCGAAGGAGAAGAACGAGAGGAAGAAGCTCGATGCGGCGAAGGCGATCGACAGGCCGAAGACGATCTGAATCAGCCGGCGGAAACCGCCTGCAGTATCGCCGAAGGCAAGGGTCAGGCCGGTGGTGATGATGATGATCACCGCGACGATTTTGGCGACCGGTCCCTGCACCGATTCCAGGATCTGCTGCAGCGGCTGTTCCCAAGGCATGCCGGAGCCGGCAGCGTGCGCCGGAACTGTGAGAAGAAACGCGAGCGCGGCAAACGAAAGAAAGCGGAGCTTCTTACGCATAAGGGGGCCTTTCAAAGTTGCTGGAGTTGCGGAGGCGTGAGTGGGGTGACGGCGTAGTCGCCGCTGCCGTCGAGACCTGTGACCTCAGCGATTGCATCGATGCGGCGCGACGAGCCGCGCCCCACGATGAAGACGATGAGATCGATGGCATCGGCGATGAGGCGGCGCGGCACGGTGACGACAGCTTCCTGTGCAAGCTGCTCGATGCGATAGAGGGCAGAGCGCGCCGAATTGGCATGAACCGTGGCGATGCCGCCGGGGTGCCCGGTGTTCCATGCCTTGAGCATGTCCAGCGCTTCCGCGCCCCTGACTTCACCGACGATGATGCGGTCGGGGCGGAGCCGGAGCGTCGAGCGCACGAGATCGGCGAGTGTGACCGAGCCCCGCCTGGTTCTCAGGGCAACGCAGTCCTTTGCTGCGCATTGCAGTTCGCGGGTGTCCTCGATGAGGATCACTCGCTCGTCGCATTCGGCGACTTCGGCCAGCAGCGCATTGGCAAGCGTCGTCTTACCCGACGACGTGCCTCCGGCGACAAGGATGTTGCGCCGTTCTCGGACTGCCTTTATCAACGCATCGGCCTGCAGCGGCAACATGATGCGATCCGCAACATAGTTGGCCAGCGTGTAGAGCATTGCGGCTGGTTTGCGGATGGCAAAGCAAGGCGCCAGCACGACAGGCGGCAGCAGTCCCTCGAAGCGTTCGCCCGATGGCAACTCGGCGCTGACAATCGGATTGTCCGCATGCGCCTCGGCACGCACGTGGGAAGCGACCAGGCGGATGATGCGCTCCGCCTCGGAAGGATGCATATGCACGGCCGTATCGATTCGGCCTTCTCCCAGCCGGTCGAGCCGCAGCGCACCATCGGGATTGACCATCACCTCGATGACCAATGGATCGGCCAGCGCCTCAGTGATCGTCGGACCCATAGCGGTGCGCAGCATGGCGCGGCGTCGGTGGTCGGCCTCTGGATGAGCGCTCATCCTTCCCCTCCTCCGCCATTGTCTTTGCCAAGCGAGCGTTTCCCCGATGCGATCTGGCGACCGACCTGCTCGACGAATTTGTCGAAACGCTCCTGAGCAATCGCCTGCGTCGACTTGTCCGGAACAGGCGTGTGGGCATGAAGCGTGATCGAAAAGCGGATGAAGAGCGCCAAGCTTTCCAATGTCATCTCGACATCGCGCCTGACGTGAGTGAGGTCGCGGGAAAGACGGTCCAGCCTCATGCCATAGCGCCGATCGAGTTCATTCTCGCCACGCCGCTCGATGAAAGCTTCTACGGCCTTCGCGACGACCGCGGATTTTGTGGTCGAGGGATCGCGGCTGAGGTTGTCCAGCTTCTCGCTCAATTCCGGTTCGAGCAGAAACTGGTGACGAATGCGGTGGGGCTTCATGCGCTTGTTCCAACTGGCCGGCGCTGGCGGGCCGGCGGCGGAACAAGCATCATCGAGATGCCCAAAATTGCTTACGGCCGTTATCTACGCTGAGATACGCCCGAGCTGCGGAAAGCGTTCAGAAGCCGGGGACGATATCCTTGTCATCACCCCTTCCCTCGTTGATGCCATAGGCACCTGCGACGGTGGAGATCCGGTCCATGACGCGTTTGTCCGCCATCGCCTCGCTATCATCGTCTGCGGGTCTGGACAGATGGTCCTGGTCCGGTTCCTGGGTGACGGCGGTATGTTCTTCGGGTAGGCCAGGATGGCGCTGCTGCTGAACACCTCCCTCGTCCGCAAGCGCGGCGCCAGCGCTTTCATCGTCAGACGCAAGACGACGGTCGACACCGCGTACTTGCCCAGTCCAATCGTCCGGCCGCGACATCGGGCAGTCCGCGTAGGGTCCGTCGCGCAACACCGGCGAAGGCAGCACCCGCTCGGTGAAATTGTGGTCCTCATAGTATCGCAGCTTTTTGGCCCGGATGGGGGGCAATCCCGAAACCAGCACCAGTTCGTCCGCGGGCGGCAATTGCATCACCTCGCCCGGTGTCAGCAGCGGGCGGGCGGTTTCCTGGCGGCTGACCATGACATGCGAGAGCCAAGGTGCCAGCCGGTGGCCCGCATAGTTGCGCATGGATCTGAGTTCCGTGGCCGTGCCAAGCGCGTCCGAGATTCGCTTGGCCGTGCGCTCATCATTGGAGGAAAAGGCAATTCGCAAATGGCAGTTGTCCAGAATGGCGTTGTTGTCGCCATACGCTTTGGAGATCTGGTTCAACGATTGCGCGATCAAGTAGGCACGAATTCCGTAACCGGCCATAAACGCGAGCGCGGTCTCAAAGAAGTCGAGGCGACCGAGCGCCGGAAACTCATCCAGCATCATGAGCAGTTGATGCTTGCGGCTCTTCTTTGGGTCACCCTCGAGGCGCTCCGTCAGCCGCCTGCCGATCTGGTTCAGGATCAGTCGCACCAAGGGCTTGGTGCGCGAGATGTCCGATGGCGGCACGACCAGATAGAGCGACATCGGCCACTCCGCATCCATCAGATCGGCAATGCGCCAGTCGCAGTCCGATGTTACCGCCGCCACGGTCGGATCACGGTAGAGGCCGAGAAAAGACATGGCGGTCGAGAGGACGCCTGAACGTTCGTTCTCCGATTTGTTCAACACCTCTCGTGCCGCCGAGGCCACGACGGGATGGACCTGAGGCTTATTGGCCGCGCCGAGATGGTTGGTCGTCATCATTCGCCGCAAAGTCGCGGCAAACGAGCGTTGCGGGTCCGACAGAAAGGTGGCGACGCGGGCAAGAGTCTTTTCCTCTTCGGCGTAGAGCACGTGCAAGATAGCGCCGACCAGGAGTGAATGACTGGTCTTCTCCCAATGATTCCGCCTTTCTAGCGCGCCTTCCGGATCGACTAGAATGTCAGCGATGTTTTGGACATCGCGAATCTCGTCCGAACCTTTGCGTACCTCCAGCAGCGGGTTGTAGCGGGCCGATCGCGGATCAGTCGGATTGAACAAAAGGCAATGCGAGAACCTCGACCGCCAGCCGGAGCTCAGCTGCCAGTTCTCGCCTTTAATGTCGTGAATGACGGCCGAGCCGGACCAGGAGAGAAGCGTTGGGACAACCAGTCCGACGCCCTTGCCGGAACGTGTCGGCGCAAAGGCCATGACGTGCTCAGGCCCGTCATGACGCAGATACCGGTCCTTCAGTTTGCCGAGGAAGACGCCTGCCGGCTGAAACAGCCCTGCTTTCTCGATCTCCCGCGTCACCGCCCATCGAGAGGAGCCATAGGTGGTGACCAAGCCGCGCTGGCGCGCGCGCCAGAGGGAACCAGCGATCGCAGCGGCACAGCCCATGAATCCACTGGCGCCCGCAAGCATGCCCGCCTTGTCGAATACCTCGGGCGCATAGGCATCGAATTGGAACCACCATTCCAACAGTTTCCACGGCTCGTAGATCGGCCATCCAGCCGCGACAAACCATGGCGCGCCGAGTTGTTCCTGAAAGGCTAGCATATGAGCGCACCATTGCGTGGCAGCCCACACGCCGAGGAGAACGATGGCGAACACAATGGCGATCTGCCCAATCAGAAGCTTCGTGGGCGTCACTGGCTTGCTCCGCTGTTCTGGAGAGATGGATCGAGCATCGCCCGGGACGGCCGGAACAGGAATGCGCCCTATGTACGACTTGGTGCGATGAGAGGCTGTTTGGCGCGCCGTTGCTCTCCTTCGAGGTGTATCAATATTCGCGCATTCCCGAGGAATGCTATGTCGGAGGGGACTCATATCGGTCGTGCCTATCGTGAGCACGTGGTCGGGGAGCTGGCGGTGGCGTGCAGGCAAGCCGCTGAGGAAATTCTGAACATCGAGTCTCCGGTCTGAGGTACAACAAGCCTATCGAGATCGGATCGCGAGGTAGCCCTGCCCGCCATGGGAATTCCTCAGGCAAGTACCGACATATTGGGCACTGCCTTATAAGTGGAAGGCGCCTTCCCGTTGCCTCTATCGCAGATAAGTTACCTTCCGGCCTTCGCGCTGGGTTCCCAGCTGGACTGCGTTTCAGTCTCAATTCGCTGTGCTTTTTGTGAGCCAGACACCATTTCTCAGACGGTGAATTGACGACATTCATTGTCCGACAAGCCCTCGCCAGCGATCTGTTGGGCAGAGGCGGCTATCACCCCGGCCGTGGCACATCCGCGCGCTGCAAAACCTCGATGAGCCGCCGGCTCAAACGCCCAGGCAGATGCAAAGATCCACAGATGCGTTCCGCCAGCGCTAGTTGCCAAGCATATGACCGGCATTTCGCATTGCGCCTAGGAAGAGGCCGGCATGGTGAGTGACATCGATTTTGGCCTGCATTGACACCGGCATGCTGGTCCAATTCTCCAACGGTGCAATGAAGCGGGAGAAGGTACCGTCGACGACGCAGTAGCGGCTAATAAGGCCTTGTCTGTCCAACGCCAGCACACCAATCTGGCCGCCTCGATATCGGATGGCTGCGAGCCGTTGAACCTCGGCGTCATCATCGTTCCGCACGTCGAAAAGCAGGTTGCCGCGGCTCCTCGCAGCTATTTCCGCCGCTTTGTCATTGAAGCTCAAGCAGAGTGAGCGGACGCTTTCCACTGCCATCTGGAAAACCAACAAATCCAGTTCATTCACAGCCATGTGGGCAGTTGAGCCAATAAATGGATGATTGCAATGTCGCACACGGCTTGCTCACAGGTGTCGGCGACTGATCGTTCGTGGTTTTCTGTCCGCTGCCGGCGATGGAATATTTGAAGGACGGCGGGTCCCGTATTTCCTGTCGCGTTGGCAACCGCGGCGGCCACCTGCCGGGCGGCAGCGGCAGAGATAATGTCATAGACAGGTGGAAGCGTGGGCTTTCTGCCCTTCAACAGTTCCCTGACCCTACAGATTTGCACGCGCGGCCGCAGCTTGCCGCCCGCCTCAACGGGTTCGGCCTCTCTGGCAGCACGTTCCATTGCCGCGGTCGCCTTGTTGAGCGTCACCAGAACGCCAAGCTTCGTGGCTGGCAAGATCGCCAACTCGCTCAAGCTCACGACCTCTATTCGATGGACGGGCACGGCCGTGCATCGCCGCGGCAGGGGACAACATCGTCGTGACCGGCCCTCAAGCCCTATATCGTGACGGCGGGATCGTTCACCAGGAGCGGCGAGATCGCCGTGGAGGGCAAGCCCTTCCACATCGTGGCCGTCGGAGGGAGCGGCAAGATCCACGATCAAGCAGCTGAGAAAGATCACGCATATAGCCACGATCCCGCGGTCCAGCCGATCTACATTTGAGGACGACCAGATCAAGCAAGCGCGCCCTGTCGAATTTGGGTCCGGGATTGGCAGTTGGTCTATCCCTTCCTGACGATGGAACGCTCGATCCAGTCATGGCTTACAAGGTGGAGAGCGGCGACCAGAGCGCAGATGAGTACACGCCTACTACGAGATCGGCTATCGCACCAATTCGAGCGGATCACGATCGATGGCGACACCGTGGCTTTCTTCGAGGGCGGGAAGCCGCTTGAGGCCTGCTACGCCGGCGACGGCTGTGAAATCCTGACCTCGAAGAAAGGAAACCGCATGGGCGTCAAATTTCGCTTCGGCGTCGTGTTGGCCTCCTCACACTTGGTTGGCTGACTCAGCGGGCAACCCGGTCGAGAAAAGCGTCGAATGCGGCAGCGACAACGCGCATCGCAAAGCGATGCTGCCGCCGTACGCGGACAAAACCCTTTTCGATGTCCACAATCCCGTCCTTGGCAAGCATCGCCAAGCGTTCAGCTGAATCGAGAAAATGGATCGGATCAGATCCGTGGGCGGCACAGATTGCCGGCACATCGGCCTCGAGATCGCACATTAGTCGCTCGATGATTGCGGCTCGCGCGCGGTCTTCGTCGGTGAGACGGTAGCCCTTTGACGTCGCCAGACGGCCAGCTGCGATGTGCCGGCAGTAGGAATCCCGTGTAACCTCGTTCTGGACGTAGCCCTCGCCGACACGCCCGATAGCCGACGCGCCGAAACCGATCAGGGTTTTGCAGGTGTCGGCCGAGTAGCCCAGCGAGTTGCGCCGCAGTCGACCGGCTTTCTGTGCCAGCGCGAGATCGTCGTCCGGCAAGGCGAAATGGTCGAGCCCGATCTCTCGGTAGCCGGCGGCAATCAGTGTCACGGCAATGGCCGCATCCTGTTCGGCGCGGGCAGCGCTGCCCGGAAGCGATGCCTCCTCGATGAGGCGCTGATTCTTAATAAAGGACGGAATGTGCGAGTAGCCGAACACCGCAAGCCGGTTGGGGCGCGTGGCGACCGCCGCCCTCGTGGTCTCGACGCAAGACTGCACCGTTTGATGCGGGAGACCAAAGATGAGGTCGAAGTTGATGCTTGTCACTCCATGCCGACGCAGCATTTCGACGGCAGCCGCCGTCTGCGCCTCACTCTGGACCCGGTTGATCGCTTTTTGAACAATGGGATCGAAGCTCTGCACGCCGAGGCTCGCGCGGTTCACGCCGGCTGCTTGCAAGGCTTCGGCCATATCGGCCGTGAACGTCCGTGGATCGATCTCGATGGCGATCGTAGCTGTTTCCGCAAGCGCAAA is part of the Mesorhizobium loti genome and encodes:
- a CDS encoding ZinT/AdcA family metal-binding protein, whose product is MVYPFLTMERSIQSWLTRWRAATRAQMSTRLLRDRLSHQFERITIDGDTVAFFEGGKPLEACYAGDGCEILTSKKGNRMGVKFRFGVVLASSHLVG
- the hemN gene encoding oxygen-independent coproporphyrinogen III oxidase gives rise to the protein MQTTKHREARLPWYTIYPTVAEFSGAVGADAYKEWLRNLPANDPASLYLHVPFCRSKCWYCGFPTTITRHDAPIVNYLAALRDEIRLISEHAPQALPVSDVHFGGGTPTLMGPIEFLALTEFLRRHFALAETATIAIEIDPRTFTADMAEALQAAGVNRASLGVQSFDPIVQKAINRVQSEAQTAAAVEMLRRHGVTSINFDLIFGLPHQTVQSCVETTRAAVATRPNRLAVFGYSHIPSFIKNQRLIEEASLPGSAARAEQDAAIAVTLIAAGYREIGLDHFALPDDDLALAQKAGRLRRNSLGYSADTCKTLIGFGASAIGRVGEGYVQNEVTRDSYCRHIAAGRLATSKGYRLTDEDRARAAIIERLMCDLEADVPAICAAHGSDPIHFLDSAERLAMLAKDGIVDIEKGFVRVRRQHRFAMRVVAAAFDAFLDRVAR